A genomic window from Bubalus bubalis isolate 160015118507 breed Murrah chromosome 11, NDDB_SH_1, whole genome shotgun sequence includes:
- the SIX4 gene encoding homeobox protein SIX4 isoform X1, which translates to MSSSSPTGQIASAADIKQENGMESASEGQEAPREVAGGAAAAAGLSPQAPAPFPLEPGDAAAAAARVSGEEGAVAAVAAAAGAAVDQVQLHSELLGRHHHAAAAAAQTPLAFSPDHVACVCEALQQGGNLDRLARFLWSLPQSDLLRGNESLLKARALVAFHQGIYPELYSILESHSFESANHPLLQQLWYKARYTEAERARGRPLGAVDKYRLRRKFPLPRTIWDGEETVYCFKEKSRNALKELYKQNRYPSPAEKRHLAKITGLSLTQVSNWFKNRRQRDRNPSETQSKSESDGNPSTEDESSKGHEDLSPHQLSGSSDGVTNLSLSSHLEPVYMQQIGNAKISLSSSGVLLNGSLVPASTSPVFLNGNSFIQGPNGVILNGLSVGNTQTVSLNPPKMASNIMSNGISMTDILGSTSQDVKEFKVLQSSSANSAATTSYSPSAPVSFPGLIPSAEVKREGIQTVASQDGGSVVTFTTPVQINQYGIVQIPNSGANSQFLNGSIGFSPLQLPPVSVAASQGNISVNSSTSDGSTFTSESATVQQGKVFLSSLAPSAVVYTVPNSGQTIGSVKQEGVERSLVFSQLMPANQNAQVNANLSSESISGSGLHPLSSSLVNVSPTHNFSLTSPTLLNPTELNPDIADSQPMSAPVASKSTVTSVNNTNYATLQNCSLISGQDLLSVPMTQAALGEIVPTGEDQVGHPSPTVHQDFVREHHLVMQSVANIKENFLTNSESKTTSNLMMLDSKSKYVLDGMVETVCEDLETDKKELAKLQTVQLDEDMQDL; encoded by the exons atgtcctcttcctcccccaccgGGCAGATTGCAAGTGCGGCGGACATCAAGCAGGAGAATGGGATGGAAAGCGCCTCGGAGGGGCAGGAGGCGCCCCGAGAAGTGGCGgggggcgcggcggcggcggcggggctgAGCCCCCAGGCTCCAGCCCCTTTCCCTCTGGAGCCGGGGGACGCCGCGGCTGCCGCCGCCAGGGTGAGCGGAGAGGAAGGGGCAGTGGCTGCagtggcggcggcggccgggGCGGCGGTGGATCAGGTACAACTCCACTCGGAACTTCTGGGCAGGCACCACcacgccgcggccgccgccgcgcAGACCCCACTGGCCTTCTCGCCCGACCATGTCGCCTGCGTGTGCGAGGCGCTGCAGCAGGGGGGCAACCTGGACCGCCTGGCCCGGTTCCTGTGGTCCCTGCCCCAGAGCGACCTGCTACGTGGCAACGAGAGCCTGCTGAAGGCGCGAGCGCTGGTGGCCTTCCACCAGGGCATCTACCCCGAGCTCTACAGCATCCTCGAGAGCCACAGCTTCGAGTCGGCTAACCACCCGCTGCTGCAGCAGCTCTGGTACAAGGCGCGCTACACCGAGGCCGAGCGAGCCCGCGGCCGGCCGCTGGGCGCGGTGGACAAGTACCGGCTACGCAGGAAATTCCCCCTGCCCCGCACCATCTGGGACGGCGAGGAGACGGTGTATTGTTTCAAGGAGAAGTCGCGCAACGCGCTCAAGGAGCTCTACAAGCAGAATCGCTACCCTTCGCCGGCCGAGAAGCGGCACCTGGCCAAGATCACCGGCCTCTCCCTCACCCAGGTCAGCAACTGGTTCAAGAACCGCCGGCAGCGCGATCGGAACCCCTCCGAGACCCAGTCCAAAAG TGAGTCAGATGGCAATCCTAGCACTGAAGATGAATCCAGCAAGGGTCATGAAGACTTGTCTCCTCATCAGCTCTCGGGTTCATCTGATGGTGTCACCAACCTCAGCCTTTCCAGTCACCTGGAGCCAGTATATATGCAACAAATTGGAAATGCTAAAATATCGTTAAGCTCCTCTGGAGTTTTATTGAACGGAAGTTTGGTACCTGCAAGTACTTCACCTGTCTTCCTTAATGGTAATTCTTTCATTCAGGGACCCAATGGAGTTATCCTTAATGGATTAAGTGTGGGAAATACACAGACAGTATCTTTGAACCCACCAAAAATGGCATCAAACATTATGAGCAATGGTATATCCATGACTGACATACTGGGGTCTACCTCCCAGGATGTGAAGGAATTCAAAGTTCTCCAGAGCTCTTCAGCTAACTCAGCAGCCACCACCTCCTATAGTCCCAGTGCTCCCGTGTCGTTCCCAGGGCTGATACCCAGCGCCGAGGTGAAAAGAGAAGGTATTCAAACAGTGGCTTCCCAGGATGGAGGCTCTGTGGTGACTTTTACCACACCAGTGCAAATTAACCAGTATGGCATCGTCCAGATCCCCAATTCTGGAGCAAACAGCCAGTTCCTTAATGGGAGCATTGGATTCTCTCCACTGCAGCTGCCTCCTGTTTCAGTGGCAGCTTCACAAG gtaatatTTCAGTAAATTCAAGCACTTCAGATGGGAGCACATTTACAAGTGAGTCTGCCACAGTCCAACAAGGAAAGGTTTTCTTGAGCTCTCTTGCTCCCAGTGCAGTGGTATACACTGTTCCTAATTCAGGCCAGACTATAGGATCTGTTAAACAGGAGGGcgtggagaggagcctggtgttttCTCAGTTGATGCCCGCCAATCAGAATGCACAAGTAAATGCAAACCTATCTTCTGAAAGTATCTCGGGAAGTGGCCTCCACCCACTGTCCTCCTCATTAGTTAATGTATCCCCAACTCACAACTTCTCCCTGACTTCCCCAACCCTACTAAATCCCACTGAGCTAAACCCTGACATTGCTGATAGCCAGCCAATGTCTGCACCTGTGGCAAGCAAATCTACTGTGACGTCGGTCAACAACACTAACTATGCAACTCTTCAGAACTGCTCCCTTATTTCTGGTCAAGATCTACTATCAGTACCCATGACCCAGGCTGCCCTTGGGGAAATAGTTCCCACAGGTGAAGACCAGGTGGGTCACCCCTCCCCAACAGTACACCAGGATTTTGTCAGAGAACATCATTTAGTTATGCAATCAGTAgctaacataaaagaaaatttcttaacAAATTCTGAGAGCAAAACAACAAGCAACTTAATGATGCTGGACTCCAAATCCAAGTATGTCCTAGACGGCATGGTGGAGACTGTCTGTGAAGACCTGGAAACAGACAAGAAAGAGCTTGCCAAGCTCCAGACTGTCCAATTGGATGAAGATATGCAAGACTTGTaa
- the SIX4 gene encoding homeobox protein SIX4 isoform X2 → MIASAADIKQENGMESASEGQEAPREVAGGAAAAAGLSPQAPAPFPLEPGDAAAAAARVSGEEGAVAAVAAAAGAAVDQVQLHSELLGRHHHAAAAAAQTPLAFSPDHVACVCEALQQGGNLDRLARFLWSLPQSDLLRGNESLLKARALVAFHQGIYPELYSILESHSFESANHPLLQQLWYKARYTEAERARGRPLGAVDKYRLRRKFPLPRTIWDGEETVYCFKEKSRNALKELYKQNRYPSPAEKRHLAKITGLSLTQVSNWFKNRRQRDRNPSETQSKSESDGNPSTEDESSKGHEDLSPHQLSGSSDGVTNLSLSSHLEPVYMQQIGNAKISLSSSGVLLNGSLVPASTSPVFLNGNSFIQGPNGVILNGLSVGNTQTVSLNPPKMASNIMSNGISMTDILGSTSQDVKEFKVLQSSSANSAATTSYSPSAPVSFPGLIPSAEVKREGIQTVASQDGGSVVTFTTPVQINQYGIVQIPNSGANSQFLNGSIGFSPLQLPPVSVAASQGNISVNSSTSDGSTFTSESATVQQGKVFLSSLAPSAVVYTVPNSGQTIGSVKQEGVERSLVFSQLMPANQNAQVNANLSSESISGSGLHPLSSSLVNVSPTHNFSLTSPTLLNPTELNPDIADSQPMSAPVASKSTVTSVNNTNYATLQNCSLISGQDLLSVPMTQAALGEIVPTGEDQVGHPSPTVHQDFVREHHLVMQSVANIKENFLTNSESKTTSNLMMLDSKSKYVLDGMVETVCEDLETDKKELAKLQTVQLDEDMQDL, encoded by the exons ATG ATTGCAAGTGCGGCGGACATCAAGCAGGAGAATGGGATGGAAAGCGCCTCGGAGGGGCAGGAGGCGCCCCGAGAAGTGGCGgggggcgcggcggcggcggcggggctgAGCCCCCAGGCTCCAGCCCCTTTCCCTCTGGAGCCGGGGGACGCCGCGGCTGCCGCCGCCAGGGTGAGCGGAGAGGAAGGGGCAGTGGCTGCagtggcggcggcggccgggGCGGCGGTGGATCAGGTACAACTCCACTCGGAACTTCTGGGCAGGCACCACcacgccgcggccgccgccgcgcAGACCCCACTGGCCTTCTCGCCCGACCATGTCGCCTGCGTGTGCGAGGCGCTGCAGCAGGGGGGCAACCTGGACCGCCTGGCCCGGTTCCTGTGGTCCCTGCCCCAGAGCGACCTGCTACGTGGCAACGAGAGCCTGCTGAAGGCGCGAGCGCTGGTGGCCTTCCACCAGGGCATCTACCCCGAGCTCTACAGCATCCTCGAGAGCCACAGCTTCGAGTCGGCTAACCACCCGCTGCTGCAGCAGCTCTGGTACAAGGCGCGCTACACCGAGGCCGAGCGAGCCCGCGGCCGGCCGCTGGGCGCGGTGGACAAGTACCGGCTACGCAGGAAATTCCCCCTGCCCCGCACCATCTGGGACGGCGAGGAGACGGTGTATTGTTTCAAGGAGAAGTCGCGCAACGCGCTCAAGGAGCTCTACAAGCAGAATCGCTACCCTTCGCCGGCCGAGAAGCGGCACCTGGCCAAGATCACCGGCCTCTCCCTCACCCAGGTCAGCAACTGGTTCAAGAACCGCCGGCAGCGCGATCGGAACCCCTCCGAGACCCAGTCCAAAAG TGAGTCAGATGGCAATCCTAGCACTGAAGATGAATCCAGCAAGGGTCATGAAGACTTGTCTCCTCATCAGCTCTCGGGTTCATCTGATGGTGTCACCAACCTCAGCCTTTCCAGTCACCTGGAGCCAGTATATATGCAACAAATTGGAAATGCTAAAATATCGTTAAGCTCCTCTGGAGTTTTATTGAACGGAAGTTTGGTACCTGCAAGTACTTCACCTGTCTTCCTTAATGGTAATTCTTTCATTCAGGGACCCAATGGAGTTATCCTTAATGGATTAAGTGTGGGAAATACACAGACAGTATCTTTGAACCCACCAAAAATGGCATCAAACATTATGAGCAATGGTATATCCATGACTGACATACTGGGGTCTACCTCCCAGGATGTGAAGGAATTCAAAGTTCTCCAGAGCTCTTCAGCTAACTCAGCAGCCACCACCTCCTATAGTCCCAGTGCTCCCGTGTCGTTCCCAGGGCTGATACCCAGCGCCGAGGTGAAAAGAGAAGGTATTCAAACAGTGGCTTCCCAGGATGGAGGCTCTGTGGTGACTTTTACCACACCAGTGCAAATTAACCAGTATGGCATCGTCCAGATCCCCAATTCTGGAGCAAACAGCCAGTTCCTTAATGGGAGCATTGGATTCTCTCCACTGCAGCTGCCTCCTGTTTCAGTGGCAGCTTCACAAG gtaatatTTCAGTAAATTCAAGCACTTCAGATGGGAGCACATTTACAAGTGAGTCTGCCACAGTCCAACAAGGAAAGGTTTTCTTGAGCTCTCTTGCTCCCAGTGCAGTGGTATACACTGTTCCTAATTCAGGCCAGACTATAGGATCTGTTAAACAGGAGGGcgtggagaggagcctggtgttttCTCAGTTGATGCCCGCCAATCAGAATGCACAAGTAAATGCAAACCTATCTTCTGAAAGTATCTCGGGAAGTGGCCTCCACCCACTGTCCTCCTCATTAGTTAATGTATCCCCAACTCACAACTTCTCCCTGACTTCCCCAACCCTACTAAATCCCACTGAGCTAAACCCTGACATTGCTGATAGCCAGCCAATGTCTGCACCTGTGGCAAGCAAATCTACTGTGACGTCGGTCAACAACACTAACTATGCAACTCTTCAGAACTGCTCCCTTATTTCTGGTCAAGATCTACTATCAGTACCCATGACCCAGGCTGCCCTTGGGGAAATAGTTCCCACAGGTGAAGACCAGGTGGGTCACCCCTCCCCAACAGTACACCAGGATTTTGTCAGAGAACATCATTTAGTTATGCAATCAGTAgctaacataaaagaaaatttcttaacAAATTCTGAGAGCAAAACAACAAGCAACTTAATGATGCTGGACTCCAAATCCAAGTATGTCCTAGACGGCATGGTGGAGACTGTCTGTGAAGACCTGGAAACAGACAAGAAAGAGCTTGCCAAGCTCCAGACTGTCCAATTGGATGAAGATATGCAAGACTTGTaa